One segment of Rhodothermus bifroesti DNA contains the following:
- a CDS encoding arabinan endo-1,5-alpha-L-arabinosidase, with translation MHTMLIRYGWLVLLGAIGGKLGAQPIDIRVHDPVLIRQDSFYYLFHTGRGISQWRSKDLRQWERLEPVFAEAPAWTEQVVPGFRQRNHIWAPDVLFYRGRYYLFYSVSAFAKNTSAIGVATSLTLNPADPAYRWEDHGPVVRSVPGRDMWNAIDPNVVFDEKGQPWLVFGSFWLGIKLVRLDTSLTRLAEPQEWYTVAARPRTMTLDERDPGDGAIEAPFLFRKGDFFYLFVSWDYCCRGVRSNYKIVVGRARDIRGPYLDREGRDMRQGGGTLVLEGNERWPGVGHCAVYTFEGRDFLVFHGYDRLDEGRPKLWILPLLWDSEGWPLASLDD, from the coding sequence ATGCATACGATGCTAATTCGCTACGGATGGTTGGTGCTCCTTGGAGCAATTGGAGGAAAGCTTGGGGCCCAGCCTATCGACATCCGCGTGCATGATCCGGTGCTGATCCGCCAGGATTCGTTCTACTATCTTTTTCATACCGGTCGTGGCATTTCCCAATGGCGCTCTAAAGACCTGCGCCAGTGGGAACGCCTGGAACCCGTATTTGCTGAGGCTCCAGCCTGGACCGAGCAAGTCGTGCCTGGATTCCGCCAGCGCAATCATATTTGGGCCCCAGATGTGCTCTTCTACCGGGGGCGCTACTACCTTTTTTACTCTGTATCGGCCTTTGCAAAAAACACCTCAGCCATAGGCGTAGCCACAAGCCTGACATTAAACCCAGCAGACCCAGCTTATCGTTGGGAAGATCATGGGCCCGTGGTGCGCTCGGTTCCAGGGCGCGATATGTGGAATGCGATAGACCCCAATGTGGTCTTCGACGAGAAAGGACAGCCCTGGTTGGTGTTTGGTTCATTCTGGCTAGGAATCAAACTGGTCCGTTTAGACACCTCGCTAACGCGACTGGCTGAGCCCCAAGAGTGGTACACGGTGGCTGCTCGTCCGCGCACCATGACGCTAGATGAGCGTGACCCAGGTGACGGCGCCATCGAGGCCCCATTCCTTTTTCGAAAAGGAGACTTTTTTTACCTGTTTGTGTCTTGGGATTACTGCTGCCGAGGGGTGCGTAGCAACTATAAGATTGTGGTAGGGCGGGCTCGGGATATTCGGGGACCTTATCTAGATCGGGAAGGGCGAGACATGCGTCAAGGTGGTGGCACGCTCGTTTTAGAGGGCAATGAACGCTGGCCTGGAGTAGGTCATTGCGCGGTCTATACGTTTGAAGGGAGAGATTTTCTTGTTTTTCATGGCTACGACCGCTTGGATGAAGGGCGGCCTAAGTTATGGATTTTACCGCTTCTCTGGGATAGCGAAGGCTGGCCTTTGGCGTCTTTGGACGATTGA
- a CDS encoding SusC/RagA family TonB-linked outer membrane protein — MKAGSTLKSQDVWMKKVWTTAKAYRGKWLGWCMGMVGLFWFFGSANVWAQQQVSGTVRDAASGEPLPGVNVVVKGTTLGAATDLDGRYRLVVPSLQDTLVFSFVGYETREEPIAGRSVVDVRLVPTVLRGEEVVVIGYGTQRRVDLTGAVAVADPAELKKLSTPTLAGALQGQLAGVAVTSSGAPGETPEVRIRGITSFGSNEPLYIVDGVPVDRIIDLNISDIESVQVLKDAAAAAIYGTRAANGVVIITTRRGQRGLRVEYEGSVGAANIYQRWDVLEREEYQALMNEMDANAGRPPAPANDPSSPFYVDDVDTDWQDAAFKPGLMTSHNLTVSGGGEVSTYSIAGGYLRQEPTMVGNAPSFERVSLRVNSDHRRGRFSFGESIYLVHTKTMRQETRHEESIIRNTLVAIPTLPIHDPNRKGGYAGADANIHRAISLNVVGVNNLIESPVDAYRGLLNLYGQIDLFSGLSYKINTAVDVTESEDYLFVPQFDMGYFFTEQNGTLDYFKRRYVYWLLEHTLTYDRVFGRHHFTLLGGATWEKGNYVHTGGNAQGYANSNFKTLEAGSNPNKTVFHWKSANALQSFLGRLNYNFADRYLLSATIRRDGSSRFGRNNRYGIFPSISAGWRVSNEPFFDIPFINDLKIRGSWGRLGNQNIDDYATAAVVNTYAHYNFNDNLAPGAIQVTLVNPNMKWETTTSWDVGIDATLFDARLQLTVDYYDKTTDGILVRVPIPLSVGSTENPLVNAASLKNWGWEFSATYRGQRGSLNYELWGNLTTWNNKVLSLGYGGEPIYGFASITQEGGEIGAIYGWVTNGIFQSEDEICRDATGATCRERGLAYQTPGTAPGDIRFKDLNGDGIINDQDRTVLGSAIPDFYYGWGFRLNYRQWDFSLLAQGTYGNKIFNHPRRMLEAGFQQAYGNAAETVKDHWRPDNPDAKMPRVIYLDPNGNGRDSDRWVEDGSYLRVQNVTLGYTLPASLASRLGMVSLRVYVSAENLFTLTGYSGLDPDLGDDGAQVENDALFSRGTDTGAWPHPRIIRAGVQLSF, encoded by the coding sequence CTGTTTTGGTTCTTTGGAAGCGCTAACGTATGGGCGCAGCAGCAGGTATCGGGTACAGTGCGGGATGCGGCCAGTGGTGAGCCGCTGCCGGGCGTGAATGTGGTTGTGAAGGGGACCACGTTGGGAGCGGCCACCGATCTGGATGGTCGTTACCGCCTAGTTGTGCCTTCGTTGCAGGATACGCTGGTGTTTTCGTTTGTGGGCTATGAAACTCGGGAAGAGCCAATTGCCGGCCGAAGTGTGGTGGATGTACGCCTAGTGCCCACAGTGTTGCGGGGAGAGGAAGTGGTTGTGATTGGCTACGGTACCCAACGGCGCGTAGATCTGACGGGTGCGGTAGCTGTAGCAGATCCAGCTGAGCTCAAGAAGCTTTCGACCCCAACCTTGGCGGGCGCCTTACAAGGCCAGCTTGCTGGTGTAGCTGTTACCTCTAGCGGGGCGCCGGGGGAAACGCCCGAAGTGCGTATTCGGGGGATTACGTCCTTTGGTAGCAATGAGCCGCTATATATCGTTGATGGTGTTCCTGTTGATCGGATTATTGACCTAAACATCAGTGATATTGAATCAGTCCAAGTGCTTAAGGACGCGGCGGCAGCGGCAATCTATGGTACGCGTGCTGCTAATGGTGTAGTCATTATCACCACGCGTCGTGGTCAGCGTGGGTTGCGTGTGGAATATGAGGGTTCGGTCGGGGCAGCCAATATTTATCAGCGCTGGGATGTGTTGGAGCGTGAAGAATATCAGGCGCTGATGAACGAGATGGATGCGAATGCTGGACGGCCGCCTGCGCCGGCAAACGATCCTTCGTCACCTTTCTATGTAGACGACGTCGATACAGACTGGCAGGATGCGGCCTTCAAACCGGGTTTGATGACCAGTCATAATCTTACAGTTTCAGGCGGAGGTGAAGTAAGCACTTATAGCATTGCGGGGGGCTATCTGCGTCAGGAGCCCACCATGGTAGGGAATGCGCCCTCTTTTGAGCGGGTGTCTTTACGTGTTAATTCGGATCATCGCCGCGGACGCTTTTCCTTTGGTGAATCCATTTATCTAGTACATACCAAAACAATGCGGCAAGAAACGAGGCATGAAGAATCCATTATCCGGAACACGCTAGTAGCAATTCCAACGCTGCCTATCCATGATCCTAATCGTAAGGGAGGCTATGCAGGGGCTGATGCCAATATTCATAGGGCTATTTCACTAAATGTAGTTGGGGTTAATAATTTGATAGAGTCTCCTGTCGATGCTTATCGAGGACTACTCAACCTATATGGTCAGATTGATCTATTTTCTGGCCTTTCTTACAAGATTAATACAGCTGTAGATGTTACAGAATCAGAAGATTATCTTTTTGTGCCGCAGTTTGATATGGGATATTTCTTTACCGAACAGAATGGAACTTTGGATTACTTTAAGCGGCGGTATGTCTATTGGCTTTTAGAACATACGCTAACCTATGATCGCGTATTTGGTAGGCATCATTTTACACTTTTGGGTGGTGCTACTTGGGAAAAAGGAAATTATGTACACACTGGGGGAAATGCTCAAGGTTATGCTAATAGCAATTTCAAAACGCTAGAAGCCGGTAGTAATCCTAATAAAACTGTTTTTCATTGGAAATCGGCTAATGCACTTCAATCTTTTTTGGGACGCTTAAATTATAATTTTGCTGATCGCTATCTGCTTTCGGCGACTATTCGACGGGACGGTTCTTCCCGTTTCGGACGCAATAATCGCTATGGAATTTTCCCCTCTATTTCAGCAGGATGGCGCGTAAGCAACGAGCCCTTTTTTGACATTCCGTTTATTAATGATCTGAAAATTCGTGGCAGTTGGGGAAGGCTGGGAAATCAGAATATTGATGATTATGCTACAGCAGCAGTTGTTAATACCTATGCTCATTACAACTTTAATGACAACTTAGCACCGGGTGCTATTCAAGTGACGTTGGTTAATCCCAATATGAAGTGGGAGACGACAACCTCGTGGGATGTTGGGATAGATGCCACGTTGTTTGATGCCCGCCTTCAACTGACGGTCGACTACTATGATAAAACTACCGATGGTATTTTGGTGCGAGTGCCTATCCCTCTCTCCGTTGGTTCTACAGAAAATCCCTTAGTCAATGCGGCTTCTCTTAAAAATTGGGGATGGGAATTTTCAGCTACCTATCGCGGTCAACGAGGTTCACTGAACTATGAGCTATGGGGCAACCTGACCACTTGGAATAACAAGGTGCTCTCACTTGGCTACGGTGGTGAACCAATCTATGGATTTGCAAGCATTACTCAGGAGGGTGGGGAGATCGGTGCTATTTATGGCTGGGTAACGAATGGAATTTTTCAAAGCGAAGACGAAATCTGTCGGGATGCCACTGGCGCGACCTGCCGTGAACGGGGGTTAGCCTACCAAACCCCAGGTACAGCGCCGGGTGACATTCGCTTTAAAGATCTAAATGGTGATGGTATCATTAACGATCAAGACCGTACGGTGCTAGGTAGTGCTATCCCGGATTTCTATTACGGTTGGGGCTTTCGTCTGAATTATCGTCAGTGGGACTTTTCCTTACTCGCGCAAGGTACCTATGGCAACAAGATTTTTAACCATCCGCGACGCATGTTGGAGGCAGGTTTCCAGCAGGCATATGGCAATGCTGCTGAGACTGTAAAGGATCACTGGAGGCCAGATAATCCTGATGCTAAAATGCCAAGAGTTATTTACTTGGATCCTAACGGTAACGGGCGAGACTCCGATCGTTGGGTAGAAGATGGATCATACTTACGCGTACAGAATGTGACCCTAGGATATACGCTGCCGGCTTCTTTAGCGAGTCGACTAGGTATGGTCAGCTTGCGCGTCTACGTTAGCGCGGAGAATCTCTTTACACTGACGGGCTATAGCGGGCTTGATCCTGATTTGGGTGATGATGGCGCTCAGGTGGAAAATGATGCCCTCTTTAGCCGAGGAACAGATACAGGGGCCTGGCCCCACCCGCGGATTATCCGTGCTGGGGTTCAGCTTAGTTTCTAG
- a CDS encoding alpha-N-arabinofuranosidase, which produces MRYRHLVCFIGLVLGLGLAMPTSAQQARIKIDPDRVIDKVDPLIYGSFVEHLGRCVYGGIYEPGSPLADEDGLRRDVLQAVRELGVTILRYPGGNFVSNYHWLDGVGPERKPRLDLAWHVLEPNTFGTNEFMKFIRKVGAEPYFTVNMGTGTIEEAQWWVEYTNVKEGPYYAELRKQHGFPEPYGIKFWSLGNEMDGFWQLGHLSAEDYAKKAREAAKLMKATDPSIRLIAAGSSDFRPGADPQHWNRVVLEELKDHIDYIALHIYVGNPDNNYYNFVATPLEMERRTAIVKGLIQQVLWGSRRERPIYIAWDEYNVWYRARTGEALRGRRALEERYNLEDALVIAGFLNGFIRQADIVKMANLAQLVNVIAPIFTNEQGLFKQTIYYPFQLFARNAHGTALDVFVDSPTYDTEEFFLGLGERTTKLENVPYLDVSAVYNEENGRLVINVVNRHKDQPITTELIAQEGRFRGPFEVYEVNGPDIKAENDFGIERVKTVRKPDVSANGTRFTYTFPPHSFTQLIGRLER; this is translated from the coding sequence ATGCGGTATCGCCACCTCGTTTGTTTTATAGGATTAGTGCTGGGATTAGGACTGGCTATGCCGACGTCTGCCCAGCAGGCACGTATTAAAATTGATCCAGATCGTGTTATTGACAAAGTAGATCCTTTGATCTATGGCAGTTTCGTGGAGCACTTAGGGCGTTGTGTCTATGGGGGCATCTACGAGCCGGGTTCACCGCTGGCCGATGAAGACGGTCTGCGCAGGGATGTGCTTCAAGCGGTACGTGAGTTGGGCGTGACAATCCTGCGTTATCCCGGTGGTAACTTTGTCTCTAATTACCACTGGCTCGATGGTGTAGGGCCCGAACGTAAGCCTCGTTTGGATTTAGCCTGGCACGTCCTGGAGCCTAATACGTTTGGGACAAACGAATTTATGAAATTCATCCGGAAGGTCGGGGCCGAACCCTACTTTACGGTCAACATGGGAACAGGCACCATCGAAGAGGCCCAATGGTGGGTGGAATACACGAATGTAAAGGAAGGCCCATACTACGCGGAGCTTCGCAAACAGCACGGCTTCCCAGAGCCTTATGGGATCAAGTTCTGGAGCTTGGGCAATGAGATGGATGGCTTTTGGCAGCTTGGGCATCTCAGTGCAGAAGATTATGCCAAAAAGGCTCGTGAGGCGGCAAAGCTCATGAAAGCTACAGATCCCAGCATTCGGCTGATTGCCGCAGGCTCGTCTGATTTTCGCCCGGGTGCAGATCCCCAGCATTGGAATCGGGTTGTGCTTGAAGAGCTGAAGGATCATATCGACTACATTGCCCTGCACATTTACGTGGGTAATCCTGACAATAACTACTACAACTTCGTCGCTACGCCTTTAGAGATGGAGCGACGGACAGCAATCGTAAAGGGCTTAATTCAACAGGTGCTCTGGGGTTCACGTCGGGAGCGTCCAATTTACATTGCCTGGGATGAATACAACGTTTGGTATCGCGCACGCACCGGTGAAGCCCTGCGGGGCCGACGAGCACTTGAAGAGCGCTATAATCTGGAAGACGCTTTGGTCATTGCCGGTTTTTTGAATGGCTTTATTCGGCAGGCCGATATTGTGAAGATGGCAAATTTAGCCCAGCTTGTTAATGTAATTGCTCCCATCTTTACCAACGAACAAGGCCTGTTTAAGCAGACAATCTATTACCCCTTTCAGCTTTTTGCACGCAATGCGCACGGTACAGCTCTGGATGTGTTTGTGGATAGTCCCACTTACGACACCGAAGAGTTCTTCCTGGGCCTGGGTGAACGCACCACAAAGTTGGAAAACGTTCCTTACCTAGACGTTTCTGCAGTCTATAATGAAGAAAATGGGCGGCTGGTAATCAATGTCGTCAACCGGCACAAGGATCAGCCGATAACAACCGAGCTTATCGCTCAGGAAGGCCGTTTCCGAGGGCCTTTTGAAGTCTATGAAGTCAACGGGCCCGACATTAAGGCGGAAAATGACTTCGGCATCGAGCGCGTCAAAACGGTACGCAAACCCGACGTTAGCGCCAATGGTACGCGCTTTACCTATACTTTCCCTCCCCATTCCTTTACGCAGTTGATCGGACGTCTAGAACGGTGA
- a CDS encoding family 43 glycosylhydrolase codes for MRCYKQTLLRWLAFLGVVGVSACADKGVEPELQEETCTASVADYTPLVQVGDIAAHDPAAIYVEEEGAFYLFSTGHRIPIRRSTDLINWQLAGFVLPNDVPQWCAQSIAGVQFPWAPDISFFNGKYYLYYACSGGQQHSAIGVATNVTLDPYSPNYRWEDQGKVVETRPNQDPYGSIDPNFILDEEGNPWMVWGSYLRGIYLHRIDPATGKLLNPDYEHYTTFYHLAERPIERAIEAPFIVRQGNYYYLFVSFDACCQGAASTYRVMVGRSVAITGPYVDQAGRSMLTGGGTLLLQSYGRIRGPGHNGVFRDGQGRWFFVHHFYDGLDGGRIKMQVRSLLWRNGWPVVGEAYDGKYPGEALEVAALDLAGVWGYSVDYGQGVRLRLQDDGSLEQCGSNGLWSRLGNWRVEGSELVLTVGSVEERLVLEPQGRWAVGRSQSGQVLRAWKTVS; via the coding sequence ATGCGCTGCTATAAGCAAACTTTACTTAGATGGCTTGCTTTCCTTGGGGTTGTAGGAGTAAGTGCCTGTGCTGACAAAGGGGTAGAGCCAGAACTACAGGAGGAAACATGCACGGCAAGTGTAGCAGACTATACCCCGCTGGTGCAAGTAGGTGATATTGCAGCGCATGACCCAGCAGCGATTTACGTAGAAGAGGAAGGCGCATTTTACTTGTTCTCCACAGGCCACCGCATTCCTATTCGCCGATCCACCGATTTGATTAATTGGCAACTGGCTGGGTTTGTATTGCCTAATGATGTACCTCAGTGGTGTGCGCAGTCTATCGCAGGCGTTCAATTCCCTTGGGCACCGGACATTTCGTTTTTTAACGGCAAGTATTACCTCTACTATGCTTGCTCAGGAGGTCAGCAACATTCGGCTATTGGCGTAGCTACCAATGTCACATTAGATCCGTATAGCCCAAATTATCGCTGGGAAGATCAAGGTAAAGTAGTCGAGACGCGTCCTAATCAAGATCCCTATGGCTCGATTGACCCCAACTTCATTTTAGACGAGGAAGGCAACCCCTGGATGGTTTGGGGCTCTTATCTGCGCGGGATTTACTTGCATCGCATTGATCCGGCAACGGGAAAGCTACTCAATCCTGACTACGAGCACTATACTACCTTTTACCACTTAGCAGAGCGCCCGATCGAACGAGCCATTGAGGCGCCGTTTATTGTGCGGCAAGGTAATTATTACTATTTATTTGTCTCTTTTGACGCATGCTGCCAAGGAGCAGCGAGTACTTATCGGGTGATGGTAGGCCGCTCAGTGGCGATTACGGGGCCGTATGTAGATCAAGCAGGTCGGTCCATGTTAACAGGAGGGGGAACGCTCTTGTTGCAGAGCTATGGACGCATACGGGGGCCTGGTCACAATGGGGTGTTTCGAGATGGTCAGGGGCGTTGGTTCTTTGTGCATCACTTTTACGATGGGCTGGATGGGGGGCGTATAAAGATGCAGGTGCGATCGCTATTGTGGCGTAATGGTTGGCCCGTAGTGGGTGAGGCCTATGATGGAAAGTATCCTGGAGAAGCTTTAGAAGTAGCGGCTTTGGATCTGGCAGGGGTGTGGGGATACTCGGTGGATTACGGACAAGGAGTACGGCTGCGACTTCAAGACGATGGTAGCTTAGAGCAATGCGGCAGTAACGGCTTGTGGAGCAGGCTTGGGAATTGGCGTGTGGAAGGATCAGAGTTGGTTTTAACCGTAGGTAGTGTAGAGGAACGTTTGGTATTAGAGCCCCAAGGTCGTTGGGCGGTTGGACGAAGCCAGTCGGGCCAGGTGCTGCGGGCTTGGAAAACGGTGTCTTGA
- a CDS encoding RagB/SusD family nutrient uptake outer membrane protein has protein sequence MKAAQTLLLLLLCGGLMVGCDGNFLELTNPNLPTTDTFWKTADDAIKAVNACYEPLTFDGMYGRFMHILQDLRADDAVGDSPWGEIQNVGRFNLNAASFGPFLAWRDAYNGIYRTNQVLKYVPNIEMDPELKARLLGEAKFLRAFYYFHLVKMFNNVPLILEPAEKEEQYRQPQAPPEQVWAQIIQDLKEAQTVLPQRYTNEADIGRATWGAATAYLGVAYLFTGRYAEADAEFKKIIDSGLYQLVDDPRLNGGYEGENNAESIFEIQFSREVGGTVPGWGGTPNPSWGETQARSITYSPPGFGWADTNPTRCLYQTFKQERTVDGQDDPRLHATMFYYRPGMTVYGVPWEQLYGNDTTSVYWRKYQSDIPGGNEFDMRSGINIRVMRYADVLLMYAETRNELGDQATAARYIQMVRNRARLPNREAEFAAMSQAQLREVIARERFLELAGEGKRFDDLRRWGWLSNPAKLAELRACDPEFNGYAPGREWLPIPQAEMDANPLLQQNPSY, from the coding sequence ATGAAAGCTGCCCAAACCTTACTGTTGCTACTGCTATGTGGGGGCTTGATGGTTGGATGTGATGGTAACTTTTTGGAGCTTACCAATCCCAACCTCCCCACCACAGATACTTTCTGGAAAACCGCTGATGATGCCATCAAGGCCGTAAATGCCTGTTACGAACCACTCACTTTTGATGGCATGTATGGACGTTTTATGCATATCCTACAAGATTTGCGAGCTGACGATGCAGTAGGGGATAGCCCATGGGGGGAAATCCAAAACGTTGGTCGATTTAATCTTAACGCGGCTTCGTTTGGGCCTTTCTTAGCGTGGCGCGATGCTTATAATGGCATCTACCGCACTAACCAAGTTTTGAAATATGTTCCAAATATCGAAATGGATCCAGAGCTAAAAGCGCGTCTTTTGGGGGAAGCTAAATTCTTACGGGCGTTTTACTATTTCCATCTTGTCAAGATGTTCAATAACGTCCCGCTTATTTTAGAGCCTGCCGAAAAGGAAGAACAATATCGCCAACCTCAGGCTCCCCCTGAGCAAGTCTGGGCACAAATCATTCAAGATCTAAAAGAGGCGCAGACTGTACTACCCCAGCGGTATACTAATGAGGCTGATATTGGGCGAGCAACCTGGGGTGCGGCCACAGCCTATCTAGGAGTAGCCTATTTATTTACGGGGCGCTATGCAGAGGCAGATGCTGAGTTTAAGAAAATAATTGACTCGGGTCTTTATCAACTTGTCGACGATCCTCGGCTGAACGGGGGGTATGAAGGAGAAAACAATGCTGAGTCCATTTTTGAAATTCAATTTTCACGCGAGGTAGGAGGTACCGTTCCAGGATGGGGAGGGACTCCTAACCCAAGTTGGGGCGAGACGCAGGCACGGTCGATTACGTATTCACCCCCCGGATTTGGATGGGCTGATACCAATCCCACACGCTGCTTGTATCAGACCTTTAAGCAAGAACGAACAGTAGATGGGCAGGATGACCCAAGGCTTCATGCTACGATGTTCTATTATCGCCCAGGAATGACAGTCTATGGCGTGCCGTGGGAACAGCTCTACGGAAACGACACAACTTCGGTTTACTGGCGCAAGTACCAAAGTGATATTCCGGGTGGAAATGAGTTTGATATGCGGTCAGGAATTAACATCCGAGTAATGCGCTATGCAGATGTGCTTTTGATGTATGCAGAGACCCGTAATGAGCTAGGAGATCAGGCTACAGCTGCACGCTACATCCAAATGGTTCGCAATCGTGCGCGCTTACCTAACCGGGAAGCTGAGTTTGCTGCCATGTCGCAGGCTCAGCTGCGGGAAGTCATCGCACGTGAACGCTTTTTGGAATTGGCTGGTGAAGGTAAACGGTTTGATGACCTTCGTCGTTGGGGATGGTTGAGTAATCCAGCTAAATTGGCCGAGTTACGCGCCTGTGATCCAGAATTCAACGGCTATGCGCCAGGAAGGGAGTGGTTGCCAATCCCGCAGGCCGAAATGGATGCTAACCCGCTGCTGCAGCAAAATCCAAGCTACTAG